From one Octopus sinensis unplaced genomic scaffold, ASM634580v1 Contig10850, whole genome shotgun sequence genomic stretch:
- the LOC115228646 gene encoding chaperone protein DnaJ-like yields MPVLQFFAQTGFVPGRFTTDAMWIYRCKEDYYKSLGVSRTATTKEIKSAYRKLAMDKHPDRVKGDKKEAEAEFSKITEAYEVLSNTEKRRLYDLHGHTEPQMPDTNFRKNFYSFNDMFESFFDGDVFGNSGFFNHDDMFGSFHGGLCFFVNLRTKLSHQDSQSGKHGHDHNDLPIIY; encoded by the exons ATGCCTGT GTTGCAATTTTTTGCGCAAACTGGTTTTGTACCCGGAAGATTCACTACTGATGCAATGTGGATCTATCGTTG CAAAGAAGATTACTATAAGAGCCTGGGAGTAAGTAGAACTGCAACTACGAAAGAAATAAAATCTGCCTACCGTAAATTAGCAATGGACAAACACCCTGACCGAGTTAAAGGTGACAAAAAAGAAGCAGAGgcagaattttcaaaaataaccGAAGCCTACGAAGTTCTTTCAAATACTGAAAAGAGAAGACTCTACGACTTGCATGGACACACTGAACCACAAATGCCAGATACAAACTTCCGTAAAAACTTTTATTCGTTCAATGACATGTTTGAGTCATTTTTTGACGGAGATGTGTTCGGAAATAGTGGTTTTTTTAATCATGATGATATGTTTGGGTCTTTTCACGGaggtttgtgtttttttgtaaatttaaggACAAAATTGTCACACCAAGACAGTCAAAGTGGGAAACACGGTCATGACCACAACGACTTGCCAATAAtctattaa